In Zobellia roscoffensis, the following are encoded in one genomic region:
- a CDS encoding glycosyltransferase family 2 protein, translated as MISVVIPLYNKAHTIINTLETVISQSFVDFEVVIVNDGSTDNGVDIIRQFTSDSRIRIITQENQGVSVARNKGVEESKFEYIAFLDGDDEWKPDYLEKVNQAITQHPEAGMICAGGVVRNNDEIEPRLAKKYTDTMAVRDFFENPHVFLHTSAAVARKAEFLQSGGFPVGMKRNEDYACFFALALITPVVYIGFPLTVYVGMVPGQATQTSTSKVISHIIDRYNHVHNKWKNTTTKNKSYPVFLRYELRHEILNFIRRGEYDMIVYLLKNLDKDILGKFSPFEFQWYANKKLKQVSVLFIYMTKVRWRMRGYPYLGE; from the coding sequence ATGATTTCGGTAGTCATTCCATTATACAATAAAGCGCATACTATTATCAATACCTTGGAAACGGTCATTAGTCAAAGCTTTGTAGATTTTGAAGTTGTGATTGTTAATGATGGTTCAACAGATAATGGTGTTGACATTATAAGGCAGTTTACTAGCGATTCGCGAATTAGAATTATCACTCAAGAAAACCAAGGGGTTAGTGTTGCCAGAAATAAAGGAGTAGAGGAAAGTAAGTTTGAATATATTGCTTTTTTGGATGGGGATGACGAATGGAAACCTGATTATCTGGAGAAAGTGAATCAGGCCATTACCCAACATCCGGAGGCGGGTATGATTTGTGCAGGAGGTGTAGTAAGAAACAATGATGAAATTGAACCAAGACTTGCTAAAAAATATACGGATACTATGGCGGTCAGGGATTTTTTTGAAAACCCTCATGTCTTTTTACATACCAGTGCCGCAGTGGCAAGAAAAGCAGAATTTTTACAATCAGGTGGTTTTCCTGTTGGAATGAAAAGAAATGAAGATTACGCTTGTTTTTTTGCTTTGGCCCTAATAACCCCTGTTGTGTATATAGGGTTTCCGTTAACCGTTTATGTGGGTATGGTTCCCGGTCAGGCCACTCAAACTTCAACGAGCAAAGTTATTTCACATATTATAGATCGGTATAATCATGTTCATAATAAATGGAAAAACACTACGACCAAAAACAAAAGCTATCCGGTATTTTTACGGTATGAGTTAAGACATGAAATCTTAAACTTTATTAGAAGGGGAGAGTATGATATGATTGTTTATCTCCTTAAAAATTTAGATAAGGATATTCTTGGTAAATTCAGTCCGTTTGAGTTTCAATGGTACGCCAATAAAAAACTCAAGCAAGTAAGTGTGTTATTTATATATATGACCAAGGTGCGTTGGCGTATGCGCGGGTATCCATATTTGGGAGAGTAA